Proteins from a single region of Aestuariirhabdus haliotis:
- a CDS encoding lipopolysaccharide kinase InaA family protein produces the protein MTTEWTITKAYQGTDAAEVFASLDDVFELEGEVVAADDESATFPYRVGSKRYYVKRYHKTKEFRSYLGMSRIVTEWRNQQKFLRWGLPAARVVAYGQERFLSKTRRGVLITEALENTCDLAQMADQDSPLLKDRAWVRGMLKRLAEVTRDLHSHRFAHNDLKWRNILVTQSRDDPEVYLIDCPAGRSWIWPFLEYRIIKDLACLDKVAKYQFSRTQRLAFYFHYSGHSRLSCKDKRRIRKVLGFFTGRE, from the coding sequence ATGACGACTGAATGGACCATAACCAAAGCCTATCAAGGTACGGATGCGGCTGAGGTATTTGCGTCGCTGGATGATGTGTTTGAGCTTGAGGGCGAAGTAGTGGCGGCCGATGACGAAAGCGCCACGTTTCCCTATCGTGTGGGCTCCAAACGTTATTACGTCAAGCGTTACCATAAGACCAAGGAGTTTCGCAGCTATCTGGGTATGAGCCGTATCGTGACGGAGTGGCGCAATCAGCAGAAATTTCTGCGTTGGGGGTTGCCTGCTGCACGCGTTGTGGCCTATGGGCAGGAGCGCTTTTTGAGCAAAACCCGGCGGGGCGTGCTGATTACCGAAGCGCTGGAAAATACGTGCGATCTGGCGCAGATGGCTGACCAAGACTCGCCGTTGCTGAAAGATCGGGCTTGGGTTCGGGGGATGCTTAAGCGGCTGGCCGAGGTTACCCGCGATCTGCACTCACATCGTTTTGCCCATAATGACCTTAAATGGCGCAATATCCTGGTTACACAGTCTAGGGATGATCCTGAGGTCTACCTGATTGATTGCCCAGCAGGGCGGAGCTGGATCTGGCCCTTTCTGGAATATCGAATTATCAAGGATCTGGCCTGTCTGGATAAGGTTGCAAAATATCAGTTCAGTCGTACCCAGCGACTGGCATTTTACTTTCACTACAGTGGCCATAGTCGACTGTCATGTAAGGATAAGCGGCGCATTCGCAAGGTGTTGGGGTTCTTTACTGGCCGAGAGTGA
- a CDS encoding carbamoyltransferase family protein — protein MALTILGLSGSLSHDPSAALYIDGKLVAAAEEERFIRDKHAKNKMPLESTKFCLDFAGLKPSDIDVVAVPFAPISLSTPARWHYAKRYWYAPDRALDVLFNGNRRYRRYVGRIREMLDTLGFEWGQFEFDSVEHHLAHASSAYHLSGFEEKTAIMGIDGKGEYATTFFGYGENGKIHKIKEFYDPDSLGGLYGAITEYLGFEMLDGEYKVMGMAPYGDASKYDLSRLIDFDGKEFQVNTDYANVIGLRRYKEKGKGFYFTDKLVEWLGPRRKGDIADDPYIHYAASIQALYEEISLKLMDHYLGDIIKETGKIAFSGGGALNVKLNQKIIARPEVKELFVQPASGDAGTAVGAASFASESRGVKVEKMEHVYLGPSFTNEQVIEACEQHPDKPKFRKIDHVPQRIARILNEGNPVAWFQGRMEFGPRALGRRSIVGCPSYKGIADRINEQIKFRERWRPFCPSMLDRVSKEMFKVDHPAPYMTFTFEVKDEWKTRVPEVVHEDGTSRGQAVVRKHNPRYYELIEEMEKLTGNGVVLNTSLNRRGEPVVCTPTDAMNMFFGSDLQYLIMEDILVVKGDFPAHLEEPVEA, from the coding sequence GTGGCACTGACTATTTTGGGCCTATCGGGATCGCTCAGTCATGATCCCTCCGCCGCACTGTATATCGATGGCAAGCTGGTGGCCGCTGCTGAAGAGGAGCGCTTTATTCGTGACAAGCACGCCAAGAATAAGATGCCGCTCGAATCGACCAAGTTTTGCCTTGATTTCGCGGGACTAAAACCCTCAGACATTGATGTGGTAGCTGTGCCATTTGCACCTATCAGTCTGTCTACACCGGCTCGTTGGCATTATGCCAAGCGTTACTGGTATGCCCCGGACCGCGCACTCGATGTGCTCTTCAATGGTAACCGCCGCTATCGTCGTTATGTTGGCCGCATTCGCGAGATGCTGGATACACTGGGCTTTGAATGGGGCCAGTTTGAATTTGATTCCGTCGAGCACCACCTTGCTCATGCCTCCAGTGCCTACCATCTGAGTGGGTTTGAAGAAAAGACAGCGATCATGGGTATCGATGGTAAAGGCGAATACGCCACTACCTTCTTTGGCTACGGCGAAAACGGCAAGATCCACAAGATCAAAGAGTTCTACGACCCGGATTCCCTGGGTGGCCTGTACGGTGCGATCACCGAATATCTCGGTTTTGAAATGCTCGATGGCGAGTACAAGGTGATGGGTATGGCTCCCTATGGTGACGCCAGCAAATATGATCTGTCCCGCCTGATCGATTTTGATGGCAAAGAGTTCCAGGTGAATACCGACTACGCCAATGTTATCGGACTGCGCCGTTACAAGGAAAAGGGTAAGGGTTTCTACTTTACGGATAAGCTGGTTGAATGGCTGGGCCCGCGCCGTAAAGGGGATATCGCCGATGATCCCTATATCCATTATGCGGCCTCAATCCAGGCGCTGTACGAAGAGATTTCGCTCAAGCTGATGGACCATTATCTGGGTGACATCATCAAGGAAACGGGCAAGATTGCGTTCTCCGGTGGCGGCGCGCTTAACGTAAAACTGAACCAGAAAATTATTGCCCGCCCCGAAGTCAAAGAGCTGTTTGTGCAACCGGCTTCGGGTGATGCTGGTACCGCGGTTGGTGCAGCTTCCTTTGCCTCCGAAAGTCGCGGCGTTAAGGTGGAAAAGATGGAGCATGTCTATCTTGGCCCCAGCTTCACCAATGAGCAGGTGATTGAAGCCTGTGAGCAGCACCCGGACAAGCCTAAGTTCCGTAAAATTGACCATGTCCCTCAGCGTATCGCCCGTATTCTCAATGAGGGTAATCCAGTGGCCTGGTTTCAGGGGCGTATGGAATTTGGGCCGCGTGCTCTGGGTCGTCGAAGTATCGTCGGTTGCCCGAGCTATAAAGGCATTGCTGATCGTATTAACGAGCAGATCAAATTCCGCGAACGCTGGCGCCCCTTTTGCCCCTCTATGCTGGATCGTGTCAGCAAGGAAATGTTCAAGGTAGATCATCCCGCGCCCTATATGACCTTCACGTTTGAAGTGAAAGATGAGTGGAAAACAAGAGTGCCTGAAGTGGTGCATGAGGATGGTACGTCTCGCGGCCAGGCGGTGGTTCGTAAGCACAACCCTCGTTATTACGAACTGATCGAAGAGATGGAAAAGCTGACCGGCAACGGTGTGGTATTGAACACCTCTCTTAACCGTCGCGGTGAACCGGTGGTTTGTACGCCCACCGATGCCATGAATATGTTCTTCGGCTCCGATCTGCAGTACCTGATTATGGAAGATATTCTGGTTGTGAAGGGCGATTTTCCGGCGCACCTTGAAGAGCCCGTCGAGGCATAG
- a CDS encoding glycosyltransferase family 2 protein: MSQPLISVIIPCYNYGHLISRATASVFAQKIDEVEVLIIDDGSTDDSKLVIPQLQKKYPELRAIHQKNAGLAAVRNRGVEETVGRFLVFLDADDEFDTGALKAVGDAIRQEPDAQVIIGGHTSVSDSGRERYHSAPAVSESGFQRFADYLNKKLTISNGSTFFHRAIFDVTRYPEDCRNSEDIPVSAHAVGLFECFSIDKSLAKVHKHDDSLRHNIEYADQVALKIVDYVFNPTIIPDNFMVIQNKYKAQRCLSVFRTFYLSGKYNRAKTYYITAISIDPKMVLKFSYLRKFIKSLFFREKV, encoded by the coding sequence GTGAGTCAACCGCTAATCAGTGTCATTATCCCTTGTTATAACTATGGCCACCTAATATCACGGGCTACTGCATCGGTATTTGCTCAGAAAATAGATGAAGTAGAAGTTTTGATCATTGATGATGGTTCCACGGATGATTCAAAGTTAGTGATTCCTCAATTGCAGAAAAAGTATCCGGAGCTTCGTGCGATTCATCAAAAAAATGCAGGCCTTGCAGCAGTTCGTAACAGAGGTGTTGAGGAGACAGTAGGGCGGTTTTTGGTATTTCTCGATGCCGATGATGAGTTTGATACGGGCGCACTAAAAGCTGTGGGTGATGCAATAAGGCAGGAGCCTGATGCTCAAGTGATCATCGGTGGGCATACTTCTGTAAGCGACAGTGGTCGTGAAAGATATCATTCAGCACCAGCTGTATCGGAAAGTGGTTTTCAGCGTTTTGCTGACTACTTGAATAAAAAGCTGACAATTTCTAATGGCTCTACTTTTTTTCATAGGGCTATTTTTGATGTAACCCGATATCCAGAAGATTGCAGAAATAGTGAAGATATACCTGTTTCGGCGCATGCGGTTGGTTTGTTTGAATGTTTTTCAATAGATAAGTCTTTGGCTAAAGTACATAAACACGATGACAGCTTACGTCATAATATCGAGTATGCGGATCAAGTGGCGTTGAAAATCGTAGATTACGTATTTAACCCAACAATAATCCCCGATAATTTTATGGTAATTCAGAATAAGTATAAGGCTCAAAGGTGTTTGTCGGTTTTTAGAACATTCTATTTGTCTGGGAAATATAATAGAGCTAAAACATATTATATAACTGCAATTAGCATTGATCCAAAAATGGTTTTGAAATTTTCCTACTTACGTAAATTTATAAAATCACTCTTTTTTCGAGAAAAAGTATGA
- a CDS encoding O-antigen ligase family protein, producing MIGSLSNKKGLIPYLPFIALWFVGFVFPLFAGDGGVYRSATLVVAFFSIGVGWFYKSKLDINVLKSISLLVVALAFPHFFWADSLKVIEDVFKYYIVILGICIALLLAADMKLSSYRRILWLVFVVQISLLLVEVLKADNPVETFLWVRTTINNINPLFVAAQIGFIAVLLSVQAASDKERLAVCVLALLACYVAKSRGPLLFYLLVMILWYFERMQARETVLKMKNLIIFVCCPLIVVVGLYCFGYLDKVYHDHLLRPSLRLEIWAEVINQLKGHYLFGLGPHETIAIEGFEISHPHNFLLAVLYKGGFATLLLVCVVLVKIGVVKEIVRGRESIKYAAIFVILAMLTNGNYPLHRVNPDFPLIWISLVGLILMAGKRKALGANGDH from the coding sequence TTGATTGGTTCGTTGAGTAATAAAAAAGGGTTAATACCTTATTTACCATTTATAGCTCTTTGGTTTGTCGGATTTGTATTTCCGTTGTTTGCAGGAGATGGTGGGGTATATCGTTCTGCTACACTGGTTGTTGCGTTTTTTTCTATTGGTGTAGGTTGGTTTTATAAGAGTAAGTTAGATATAAATGTATTGAAATCTATATCGTTATTGGTTGTTGCCTTGGCTTTTCCGCATTTTTTTTGGGCTGATAGCTTAAAAGTAATAGAGGATGTTTTTAAATACTATATTGTGATACTGGGGATTTGTATTGCATTGTTGTTGGCTGCGGACATGAAGTTATCGAGTTATCGAAGGATTCTTTGGCTAGTTTTTGTTGTCCAGATTAGCCTGCTATTGGTAGAGGTGTTGAAAGCTGATAATCCTGTAGAGACATTTTTATGGGTGAGGACTACCATTAATAACATTAACCCTCTCTTTGTGGCTGCTCAAATTGGTTTTATTGCTGTATTGCTGTCGGTTCAGGCTGCCAGTGATAAAGAAAGATTGGCCGTTTGTGTTTTAGCACTTTTGGCTTGTTATGTTGCGAAATCCAGAGGACCACTTCTTTTCTATTTGCTGGTTATGATTCTTTGGTATTTTGAACGTATGCAGGCGCGTGAAACTGTTCTTAAGATGAAGAATTTAATTATCTTTGTTTGTTGTCCGCTAATAGTTGTGGTTGGCCTCTATTGTTTTGGGTACTTGGACAAGGTGTATCATGATCACCTGTTGCGCCCAAGTTTAAGGTTGGAGATTTGGGCAGAGGTTATTAATCAGCTAAAAGGGCATTATCTGTTTGGGCTAGGCCCGCATGAAACAATTGCAATTGAAGGCTTTGAGATTTCTCATCCTCACAATTTTTTGTTGGCAGTGCTCTATAAAGGTGGGTTCGCTACTTTACTGCTAGTGTGTGTTGTACTGGTAAAAATCGGCGTAGTAAAAGAGATTGTTAGAGGGCGTGAATCTATTAAGTATGCCGCAATATTTGTGATATTGGCGATGTTAACAAATGGTAATTACCCCCTCCATCGAGTGAATCCGGATTTTCCGCTCATCTGGATCTCTCTGGTTGGCTTGATTTTGATGGCTGGGAAAAGAAAAGCTTTAGGTGCAAACGGTGATCATTAA
- the neuC gene encoding UDP-N-acetylglucosamine 2-epimerase — MKKKILFLTGTRADFGKLKSLISISQKSEDFEVHIFATGMHMNSKYGKTVDEIFKAGFANIYQYINHDAIENMDRTLAKTVDGFSHYISEIKPDLIVVHGDRVEALAGAIVGSLNNTLVAHIEGGEISGTIDELIRHAVTKMSHIHFVANESAKKRLIQLGEREDSIFVIGSPDLDLMNPSTLPRLDVVKGHYNIDFNSYAISMFHPVTTEYSSIREHASSFVQALIDSDKNYVLIYPNNDLGSIEILDEYKKLEGNSRFKVYPSLRFEYFLTLLKGADFIIGNSSAGVREAPYYDVPTIDVGSRQNNRVSLDSIIHCNYDVDEILNSIQEASVLDVKEDAGQHCFGQGKSDVLFMGLLCSDELWSISHQKQFQEI; from the coding sequence ATGAAAAAGAAGATTCTCTTTTTGACCGGCACTCGGGCTGACTTCGGTAAGCTAAAATCTCTAATAAGCATTTCTCAGAAGTCAGAGGACTTTGAAGTTCATATATTTGCAACTGGTATGCATATGAATTCAAAATACGGGAAGACGGTTGATGAGATTTTTAAGGCGGGATTTGCAAATATTTATCAATATATAAATCATGATGCTATAGAAAATATGGACAGAACTTTAGCTAAAACTGTCGATGGTTTTTCTCACTATATTTCAGAAATCAAGCCAGATTTGATTGTGGTTCATGGTGATAGAGTTGAGGCTCTTGCAGGTGCAATTGTGGGTAGTCTAAATAATACTTTAGTTGCACACATAGAGGGTGGAGAAATATCTGGCACCATAGACGAATTAATAAGGCATGCGGTAACCAAAATGTCTCATATTCATTTTGTGGCAAATGAGTCGGCAAAAAAACGACTGATTCAGTTGGGTGAAAGAGAAGATTCTATCTTTGTTATAGGGTCTCCTGACTTGGATTTGATGAATCCGTCTACTTTGCCTAGGTTGGATGTAGTTAAAGGTCACTACAATATTGATTTTAATAGTTATGCAATTTCGATGTTTCATCCAGTCACGACAGAGTATTCCTCTATTAGGGAGCATGCCAGCTCATTTGTTCAAGCATTAATAGATAGCGATAAAAATTACGTTCTTATCTATCCAAACAACGATCTTGGTAGTATTGAAATATTGGATGAATATAAAAAGCTAGAGGGTAATAGTAGGTTTAAAGTATATCCTTCTTTACGTTTTGAATATTTTCTGACTCTTCTGAAAGGTGCTGATTTTATCATAGGTAATTCTAGTGCAGGTGTCAGGGAAGCCCCCTATTATGATGTGCCTACGATTGATGTGGGTTCCAGGCAAAATAATCGGGTTAGTTTGGATTCTATAATCCACTGTAATTATGATGTAGATGAGATACTTAACTCGATTCAGGAAGCTTCGGTTCTTGATGTCAAGGAAGACGCAGGGCAGCATTGTTTTGGTCAGGGTAAAAGTGATGTGCTGTTTATGGGGCTCTTATGTTCTGATGAACTTTGGAGTATTTCTCACCAGAAACAATTTCAAGAAATATAG
- the hisF gene encoding imidazole glycerol phosphate synthase subunit HisF, whose translation MNKTRVIARIDVKNEHAIKGIHLEGLRKVGDPNEMAKSYYSDGVDEIIFMDAVAAYYDRNSLSHIIEEACKDVFVPITVGGGIRTVEDIRKALSSGADKVAINTKAISDPDFIVKASKMFGSQCIVVSIDGKKKSSGQWEAYTDNGREPSGLDVIKWASESEKLGAGEIMLTSIDSEGTKKGFDLELCDAVSKAVSIPVIASGGAGTYDHISSLLRSSNVDAIAMASLLHYKLSDIHRLKSEMIKDGFKVRL comes from the coding sequence ATGAACAAAACGAGAGTGATCGCGCGAATTGATGTAAAAAATGAGCATGCTATTAAAGGTATTCATTTGGAGGGGTTAAGAAAGGTTGGCGACCCAAATGAGATGGCTAAGAGTTATTATAGTGATGGTGTTGATGAAATAATCTTCATGGATGCGGTTGCGGCCTATTATGATCGGAATAGCTTAAGTCATATTATTGAAGAAGCTTGTAAAGACGTATTTGTTCCCATTACTGTTGGGGGTGGCATAAGAACTGTCGAAGATATACGTAAGGCGCTTAGTTCTGGCGCGGATAAAGTAGCAATCAATACGAAAGCTATTAGCGACCCGGATTTTATCGTAAAAGCATCAAAGATGTTTGGGTCCCAATGTATCGTGGTTTCTATTGATGGGAAAAAAAAATCTTCAGGGCAATGGGAAGCTTATACTGATAATGGCAGAGAGCCGTCAGGATTGGATGTGATTAAGTGGGCTTCTGAATCTGAGAAGCTAGGAGCAGGAGAAATAATGCTGACTTCGATAGATTCGGAAGGCACTAAGAAGGGGTTTGATCTTGAGCTTTGCGATGCTGTATCAAAGGCAGTTTCTATCCCTGTAATAGCAAGTGGTGGGGCAGGAACTTACGATCATATATCCTCATTGTTACGATCATCGAATGTTGATGCGATAGCTATGGCTTCATTATTGCATTATAAGTTATCGGATATACATAGACTTAAGTCTGAAATGATAAAAGACGGTTTTAAGGTGCGGTTGTGA
- the hisH gene encoding imidazole glycerol phosphate synthase subunit HisH, with product MSYIAIIDYEMGNIKSIFNAFEKVGAEVVLTRDKAKILGAVGVVLPGVGAFSHGMKTLTELGLDKIIHEYVATGKPLIGICLGMQMLFETSNEFGVSSGLSIIPGRVEKLKTLDINYEKLPHVSWSEILEKTPGFWKSSILDGISANEDMYFVHSFAVEPKDPNNILSSTIYSGAEFCSSVKHQNIYGCQFHPEKSATSGLKVISNFVNICRVNND from the coding sequence GTGAGTTATATTGCAATTATAGATTATGAAATGGGGAATATAAAAAGCATTTTTAATGCTTTTGAAAAGGTTGGTGCAGAAGTTGTTCTGACTAGAGATAAAGCCAAAATATTAGGAGCTGTGGGGGTTGTTTTGCCTGGGGTTGGTGCTTTTTCTCATGGAATGAAAACGTTGACTGAACTGGGTCTGGATAAGATTATTCATGAATATGTTGCTACGGGCAAACCCTTAATAGGGATCTGCCTGGGCATGCAAATGTTGTTTGAAACAAGTAATGAGTTTGGGGTTTCTAGTGGACTAAGTATTATTCCCGGCCGCGTTGAAAAACTGAAAACACTCGATATTAATTATGAGAAGCTGCCTCATGTTAGTTGGAGTGAAATCTTGGAAAAAACACCTGGCTTTTGGAAAAGCAGCATATTAGATGGCATAAGTGCCAATGAAGATATGTATTTTGTTCATAGCTTTGCTGTAGAGCCTAAGGATCCCAATAATATTCTTTCCTCTACAATCTATTCCGGAGCTGAATTCTGCTCTTCTGTAAAACATCAAAATATATATGGGTGCCAGTTTCATCCGGAGAAAAGTGCTACTTCTGGATTAAAGGTGATAAGCAATTTTGTCAATATTTGTAGGGTAAACAATGACTAA
- a CDS encoding N-acetyl sugar amidotransferase, with product MTKQVKAFYGLPEEVRFCKKCVISNQRPSSTVEFKNEKGEKKKVINFNEEGVCSACVFHEEKETDIDWSLRDNKLVELLAQFKSTDGSYDVIVPGSGGKDSAFTAHVLKYKYGMNPLTVTWAPHLYTDIGTKNFQEWMHTGGLDNILYTPNGQLHREMTKNAFHNLLHPFQPFIVGQRIIGPAMAKRFGVKLVMYGENQAEYGNAIEENSNPIMNMDYFSSDDPLKMKFGGVSMQEYIESGSYSKADFAPYIAPNKQDLIDAGVEVHYLGYYLKWDPQECYYYAVDNTGFEANPERTEGTYSKYSSIDDKIDPFHYFTTLIKFGIGRCTYDAAQEVRNDKISRDEAAYLVKKYDAEFPHKYFKEFLSYIGSTESEFWDTVNKHRSPHIWKLESDEWKLRHTVSKDGCDD from the coding sequence ATGACTAAACAAGTAAAAGCTTTCTATGGTTTACCGGAAGAAGTCAGGTTTTGTAAGAAATGTGTTATTTCTAATCAAAGACCGAGCTCTACGGTAGAATTTAAAAATGAGAAAGGTGAAAAAAAGAAAGTAATTAATTTTAATGAAGAAGGTGTCTGCTCTGCCTGTGTTTTTCACGAAGAAAAAGAAACTGATATTGACTGGTCGTTGCGTGATAATAAGTTAGTTGAACTGCTTGCCCAATTTAAAAGCACCGACGGTTCATACGATGTGATAGTGCCAGGGAGCGGTGGAAAGGATAGTGCGTTTACTGCACATGTTTTGAAATACAAATATGGAATGAATCCTCTTACAGTTACATGGGCGCCGCATTTATATACGGATATAGGGACCAAAAACTTTCAGGAGTGGATGCACACTGGCGGCTTGGATAATATTTTGTACACTCCTAATGGGCAGCTTCATCGTGAGATGACAAAAAATGCGTTTCATAATTTGTTGCACCCGTTTCAGCCATTTATTGTTGGGCAACGAATAATTGGCCCTGCTATGGCTAAGCGCTTTGGTGTGAAACTTGTAATGTATGGTGAAAATCAGGCTGAATACGGTAATGCTATTGAAGAAAACTCGAACCCTATTATGAATATGGATTATTTTTCGTCAGATGATCCATTAAAAATGAAGTTTGGGGGGGTATCAATGCAGGAGTATATAGAGTCGGGCTCTTATTCAAAAGCTGACTTTGCTCCTTATATTGCACCTAACAAGCAGGATCTGATCGATGCTGGTGTTGAGGTTCATTATCTAGGCTACTATCTGAAGTGGGACCCTCAGGAATGTTATTACTACGCGGTTGATAATACGGGATTTGAGGCCAATCCAGAAAGAACGGAAGGAACTTACTCTAAATACAGCAGCATTGATGACAAAATTGACCCTTTTCATTATTTTACAACTTTGATTAAGTTTGGGATTGGACGGTGTACTTATGATGCAGCTCAAGAAGTAAGAAATGATAAAATCTCACGAGATGAGGCTGCGTATCTTGTGAAAAAATATGATGCTGAATTTCCTCACAAATATTTTAAAGAATTCCTTTCCTATATAGGTTCTACGGAAAGCGAGTTTTGGGATACCGTAAACAAGCATCGATCTCCTCATATCTGGAAGCTGGAAAGTGATGAATGGAAATTAAGGCATACTGTATCAAAAGATGGCTGTGATGACTGA
- a CDS encoding acylneuraminate cytidylyltransferase family protein — protein MTDIKALAIIPARGGSKGIPRKNIVPLAGKPLMLWTIEACLQSPYIRKTVVSSDDKEILSVAKQARVDALSRPAELAADETLTIPVISHVVDQLGESIDDYNYLVLMQPTSPLRTAQHLDMAFDQLLEVGASSLISVVGAEHSPLKSFVLENGTLKGIVNDSYPFMRRQDLPKTFLANGAIYIVDLKAFMCGRSLLTDFCIPFEMSKENSIDIDTVADLDRANEIISRKKLSENF, from the coding sequence ATGACTGATATTAAGGCGCTTGCTATTATTCCGGCTAGAGGGGGGTCTAAGGGTATTCCCAGAAAAAATATCGTCCCTTTGGCTGGAAAACCGTTGATGCTCTGGACGATTGAAGCTTGTCTTCAATCGCCCTATATCCGTAAAACAGTCGTGAGTTCAGATGATAAGGAAATTTTATCTGTAGCCAAACAGGCGAGAGTAGATGCGTTGTCAAGGCCAGCCGAACTGGCTGCAGATGAAACCCTTACAATACCGGTAATTTCTCATGTTGTTGATCAGCTTGGAGAAAGCATAGATGATTACAATTATCTTGTTTTGATGCAGCCAACTTCTCCGCTTCGTACTGCTCAACATCTGGATATGGCGTTTGATCAGCTGTTGGAAGTGGGTGCCAGCTCATTAATAAGTGTTGTTGGAGCGGAACATAGTCCGCTGAAATCATTTGTTTTAGAGAATGGAACCCTAAAAGGTATCGTGAATGATTCATATCCCTTTATGCGACGGCAAGATTTACCAAAAACATTTTTGGCAAATGGTGCGATTTATATTGTTGATTTAAAAGCTTTTATGTGTGGTCGGTCTTTATTAACTGATTTTTGTATTCCTTTTGAGATGAGTAAAGAAAATAGCATAGACATAGATACTGTTGCTGATTTAGATCGAGCAAACGAAATAATTTCTCGAAAAAAATTAAGCGAGAATTTCTAA
- a CDS encoding N-acetylneuraminate synthase family protein: MMSTKAEICVSGRMIGYHYDPVVIVEIGINHKGSLSVAKSMVDTAIAAGAEIIKHQTHVVSDEMSELARETIPGNATKSIYDIMDECSLSERQEKELMDYTVSQGAIFISTPFSRAAADRLERFDVPAYKIGSGECNNYPLIEHIAQFDKPVILSTGMNDLTSVSKAVDIFRKYNTPFALLHTTNLYPTPPELVRLAAMSDLEKNFPDAVIGLSDHTTDNLACFGAVALGASILERHYTDTMERDGPDIVCSMDPAALEELIRGSKILKLERGGSKNVLLEEEQVTRDFAFSTVVAIKNIESGDILTKDNIWVKRPGVGDIQAECFEQLLGKKAKRKIHNDEHLGWDDFE; the protein is encoded by the coding sequence ATGATGAGTACGAAAGCAGAAATTTGTGTTTCAGGCCGTATGATAGGCTATCACTATGATCCGGTTGTCATTGTGGAGATTGGTATTAATCATAAGGGGTCGTTGTCGGTCGCTAAAAGCATGGTTGATACAGCTATCGCCGCCGGGGCTGAAATAATTAAACATCAAACTCACGTTGTATCAGATGAGATGAGCGAGCTCGCACGAGAAACTATTCCGGGCAATGCCACCAAGTCAATTTATGACATAATGGATGAATGCTCTCTAAGTGAAAGGCAGGAAAAGGAGTTGATGGATTACACGGTTTCTCAAGGTGCGATCTTTATTAGTACTCCGTTTTCCAGGGCTGCAGCAGATCGTCTTGAAAGGTTTGATGTGCCAGCCTATAAAATAGGTTCTGGTGAGTGTAATAACTATCCATTGATTGAACATATTGCTCAGTTTGATAAACCCGTCATTCTCAGTACGGGAATGAACGATTTGACAAGCGTTTCGAAAGCTGTCGATATATTTAGAAAATACAACACACCATTCGCCTTGTTACATACAACTAATCTTTATCCCACTCCACCTGAATTAGTTCGGTTGGCAGCGATGAGTGATCTTGAAAAAAACTTTCCTGATGCAGTGATAGGGCTTTCCGATCACACCACAGACAATTTGGCTTGTTTTGGCGCAGTTGCCCTGGGTGCTTCGATACTAGAAAGGCATTACACCGATACGATGGAGCGGGATGGACCCGATATTGTATGTTCAATGGATCCTGCTGCTTTGGAAGAGCTTATTCGAGGCTCAAAAATCCTGAAACTTGAGCGTGGTGGTAGTAAAAATGTTCTTCTTGAAGAGGAGCAAGTGACCAGAGATTTCGCTTTTTCAACTGTAGTGGCGATTAAGAATATTGAATCGGGTGATATTTTAACCAAAGATAATATCTGGGTTAAGCGACCGGGTGTCGGTGATATTCAAGCGGAATGTTTTGAGCAGCTTCTGGGGAAGAAGGCTAAGAGAAAGATTCATAATGATGAGCATTTAGGTTGGGATGACTTTGAATAA